A region of the Anas platyrhynchos isolate ZD024472 breed Pekin duck chromosome 31, IASCAAS_PekinDuck_T2T, whole genome shotgun sequence genome:
AGGGCAAAGGactatgggctgagttttgcTTCATGGAATACTTTGAGTTCAAGCATTAGAATAGGGGATTCTTGTCAGGGTGTTGGAGTggcatttaggtttagggattactctttaaaactcttcaaaagcgggttttctttaaaactggtTACTCTTTAAAATTGGCTAACGGCCTTACAtcaatgttttaattctgtgttaAAGCAGCATCAACATTACCTGAAGCCTCTTACCTCTACGAAATCGTTGTAGAGGTTCACTcacccttctccctccctctctaggGATGTCCAGATCAGcccctggctttgtgtttcatggATTACTGAGGGCAGATGGAGAGACATCAGTCAAGGCAGGGAGGTGCTCAGAGCAAGgtgagagcaaggtggggaaGCAAGGTGGGAATCTAAGTCCTGCAGGGAAACAGGTGCAGACCTGACAGCATAGGACAGCGTGTGGTGGTTATGGTCAAGGATCTTTTGCAAGATGAAAGCCTTGACAGAGCCAACAGCTTTGTCTGCTGGGCTCTGGCTCTTGTCTCCGTCAGTGATGCCTATGAGGAGACACCTCATCCTTACAGCAGTAGGGCCTCAATGCCTCCTCATCCCCCTCCAGGAGCCTGGGAGATGTCCTCCTGTAGCCTTGTACTTGGCACTGCCTTTACCCACTGTGTATTGACCCAGGAAGAGCCCTAAACCCCACTGGAGGGacaggatctcccttcccagaggctggggtcagggcccGACTGTTGGACTTCATGGGACACATCAAGGTTTCCTCAGCATCAGGGCCACCTTTCCTGGGCCCTGGTCTCCCCGTCATCACTGCCTTCCCTTTTCTGCTCTAACAACTCCATGGGGAGGCCTTGACAGTAATGTCCCTCAGTGGGACCGTTAGCACTGTGAGAGGCTTTGGAGTTTGCATCAGACTTGGACTACTCGAGAAGCTGCTTCAGCCACCCAGATCaagctcctctgccaggcacagcattgctgggggcactgcgtgcagctggcatggggagaggagagaagggggagagaggTTCAGTGCAGCCTGAGGTGGGGGGGAAGACAggggagagctggcagagggagaAATCTTGCCAGCCACCTCTCCACGGTAAGTCTCTTGGTGCAGAAcctgccaggctctgctggagctggcccagccctcagctgatgggagctgtcaggaggaCGCTCGGTGTTGGAGCTGAAGGCCACACAGGGCTTGTGTGCTGCAGGGTCAGCGTGCAGGGCCCGAGGGTTCCCTTCTcttggggctggctgcaggctgtgcagccgggggtgcaggcaggggtgtccagggctgtggtgcagagcagggtccctgctgtgccccaggggttGTGTGCCATGGCAAGGCCTCTGccacctgccaggctcagcactcagcctgcccggggagctgcccaggggctgcggggagaagctgcaggtggaaggagcccccctggTACCtcagggcaggacagggcagggttctgctgctgcccagagcctgctgcctggggcaggctgctcacagccccacacctccccaGGGCACTGCACTGCAGAACTGCCTGGCAAGAGCTACCTGAAGGCAGTGCACTTTTTAgaatctgcttcattttcctgcccaTGTGCTGAGGCAGAAGGATGGTCATGGAGTAGGAGCATCTGTAGTAGAGACTAAGGCTCCTtgagcattgctgctgctctgaggcacctcacacacCTCAGCATACAGACGTTACTGGCATTAGCTTTGTTGTTTCTTAGGGAATTATTTGACCTTTTCCATTCCTGCAGACAGGGAGATGTCTTTTGCATGTGGCTATCTTGGCTCCCTTGCTCAGAGGCAATAAATATGttacagcagctccatcacttaGTTCCTCCTTCTGGCATTTATAGACACATGTGAGCTACAGCTCCTGCAATTTGGGCTCTttctgggcatctacctggctgccctcctgggcaataGCCTCATCCTCACAATTGTAGTCTCACACACCTCCATATACAGACAGTACCGGCATCACCTTTGTTGTTTCTTAGGGAATTATTTGACCTTCTCCTCACGTCCCACCAACAGGGACATGTCCCTGGCCTGTGCACTTCTCAGATCACTGCAGATTTCCTTTTACCTGTTGCTGTAGACCAGGACtgactgctgcagagcccacagcacagccccctgcttCTTGTGGCACCCTCAGAGCACCAAGCAGAGGTaagccaagcagctgcagaaagctcttcctgtgaaaggaatgggaaagaatGTGTTCTGTGTGACTGTTCTATGAGACGTGCAAAGTATTTTGGTCAGAGAAGTCCTTAAATTTTACAATGTCGCTTCTTCTTTTGGACAGACTACGTTGCCCAGGGGCAATAAATGtgtaacagcagctccatcaccgagttaCTCCCACTGGCATTCGCAGGACCCCATGCTCAGAATgagcaaatgcccaacatcagctctgtgagcgagttcctcctgctggcatttgcagatacgcgcgagctgcagctcctacacttcgcgctcttcctgggcatctacctggctgccctcctgggcaacggactcatcctcactgctgtaacctgtgaccaccgcctgcacacccccatgtacttcttcctcctcaacctcgccctcctcgatctgggctccatctccacttctgtccccaaagccatggccaatttcCTCTGGGATGCCAGGGTCATTTCCTacccaggatgtgctgcacaggtctttttgcTAGTCTTTCTGATTTCATCAGAACTATCTCTTCTCACCGTCATGGCTTACGACCGTTACATCGCCATCTGTCAGCCCCTGTACTACAGGaccctcctgagcagcagagcctgtgcccagatggcagcagctgcctggggcagtggctttctccatgctgtgctgcatactgccaatacattttcactgcctcTCTGCAATGGCAATACCCtcaaccagttcttctgtgaaatcccccagatcctcaagctctcctgctcagactccTACCTAAGGGAAGTTCAAGTTCTTGTGgttactgcttttctatttgggggttgttttgttttcattgctctgtcttatgtgcagatcttcagggctgtgctgaggattccctcgcagcagggacggcacaaagccttttccacatgcctccctcacctggctgtggtctccctctttaTGAGCACTATCATGTTTGCCCAGCTGAAGCCCCcatccatctcttccccatccctggacctggtgctcGCAGTCCTGTATGCAgttgtgcctccagcagtgaaccccctcatctacagcataaGGAGCCAGGAGCTCAAGAATGCCATATGGAAACTGATGGCCAGGTGTTTTTCATAACCAACAACATTCTTGcctttcttcttctgaaaacaactgaaaacattaCTCACATTAGGCCATGCCAATTCTTTGATCTTGTGTTGCTGTTAGTTTCCACTAATATTCTGAGTAATTTTGTTCACTTAGAAGTAACATTCTTCATTTTGGTTCATTATTCTATTTCCCTCTTAAAAGAGCTATGCCTAAACACTCACATCTGCTTTCAGAGTTGCCGTCACATTAGAACGTGCTCAAAGAGAGTCCCAAAGGCTCCCTGGGACATAGGAAGTGCtgggtgtagtgggtttatatggcaagattttggtagcagggggccagaGGGGTGACTTCTGTGTGAAGGacctagaagctgccccatgttaggtaaggacCCCattgctgaccagagctgagccaataagtgatgttgttttgcacctctgtgagagcatgtttaaggcatggaaaaaaaaatgctgtgccacatagcagctgggagagtgagaggagtgatgAACAGTCTTGCAGGCACCAAAGTCACTGAAGAAGGAGGcgtagaggtgctccaggctccggagcagaagtcccctgcggcctgtggtgaggaccatggtgaagcaggctgtccccctgcagcccatggagcaccacggtggagcagggttccacactgcagcccgtggaggagaccacagtcgagcaggtggacctgcactgagggaggctgcagcctgtggaagactCCTGCTGGatcagattccgggccggacctgtagcccgtggagaggagcccacgcaggagcaggtgacctggcaggagctgctgcctgtgggggatccaggttggagcagtttgctcctgagggatggaccccgtggtacagacccatatctggagcagttctggaagagttGCTGCCTCTGGGCAGCTCATGCCGGATCCgttcagcaaggactgcatcccgtgggagggaccccacggcacaggggacaagagtgattGAGAAGGAGCGAcagagaagaagcgctatagactgaccataacccccgctcccccattcccctgcaccactcagggGGATGAGGTGGAAGTGGCTGGTTGGggaaaggtgcttttggtttctttcctttgtttctcacttctatAGCTTATTAGTAATAagtactatctccctatgccgagtctgttttgcccatcacgataaTTACTGTGCAATCtcctcatccttatctcaacccttgagctctcttcattatattttctccccattcctctttgaggagggggagtgagagagcagttgtggtggagcttggccgcccacccgagtaaaaccaccacaaagacACAACCCTTTTGTAACAGCACAGAAGCATCCTCCTGGAGAACACCAGGAGCTTTGTGGTGCACCCAAACCTTCCCAAGCATCCAAACAATCCCTTCGTGCTCCAAAGCACATCACTTGACAGGCAAGATTCAAGCCAGGGAACCCAAGCACCTCTTGAATCATCATGACAGGGCTCAAAAGCATCTCCTTGGAGACATCAAGCCCCTACCTAGAGCATTCAAGAGTCTACCCTAAATAAGAATATCCTTCATGCATCTAAGCATCTCCATACCTCTCTCTAATACCTTCTTGGAAGACCCAAGCACCTCTCTGTGGAAGAGTAGCACCAACTGTGAGCACCCAAGCGTCTCCATGGGGCACCCAAGAAAATCCTTGCAGGACCCAAGCATCTGCACACAGCAATGAAGTACTTCCTTGGGGACACCACACAAGCATCTCTCTGGGGAACACAAGCACCTTCCTGAAGGACCCAAGGATCTCTCTGGAATCCCCAAGCATTTTTCCAGGGCACGCTAGCATCTCCTCGCTTGAGCCAAGCAACCTTCCTTAAGCACACAGGCATCTCTCTGGAGCACCCAAGCATCACCCCAGAGTATCCATGCACTTTTGTGAGACACTCAGGTTCCTTCCATTGATGACAAACATGTCCCAGGGCACACAAGCACTATTTTGGACACCCAAGTAATTCCTAGATCACACAAGCATCTCCCAGAGGCACCCAAGTAGATTCTGAGAATACCCAACCATCTATTTGGAGTAATAAAGCACTCACTGGGTCACCCAGGCATGTCCCTGGAGCACCCACATGTGCCCCCGGGCACCCAGGCATATCCTTTGAGCATTGTAACATCTCCCCAGGGCACACAAGCACCTCAAGGGACAGCCGAGATCCCCCATCGGCACCTTCAGCCCCTCCCCATGGTTCACAAACACCTCCCTGGGGTACAGAGATATGTCTCTGGAAACACATCTCTATAGAGCACCCAAGGCTTTCTCTGGAGCACTAGGAACCTCCCTGGGGTGTAAGAGGGGCAACCAAGAACCTCCCTAAGGCACATAAGCATAGCCCTGGGGCATACTAACATCTCCCTGGTGCACCTGGTTCTGTCCTGGTCATGCCAGGTTCTCCCACGGTCACCCAAGCTCCTCCCTGGAACACCCAAGAACCTCGTTGGAGTCCCCAAGAATCTCCCCACTGCACTCCAACATCTGAGTGGAAAACCCAGGCATCTCCTCAGGGCTCCAAAACAACACCTGGAGCACCAATCTTCTCATGGGAGCTTATCGGCCACTTCCTGCAGTAGCCAAGCATCTCACAAAGGTACCCAAGCACACTGCATCACGCAAAATACTCTccggagaaacaaacaaaaaagagggCCTCGTTTGCTTGCTCCTcctgatcaggtggcctgtagcaGACCCCAGCTCCAAtgcccctgtccctgccctcctATAACCCTGACCCATCATGCTCACCATCAGCTCCTCacccatccccaggcagagctgcaggcactccagctgctccttgACAGGGAGGGCGATGCCCCCTCCTCATGTCCCcagcctgtccttcctaaagagccTGTGTCCTTCCATTCCAACATGCCAGTCATGGGAGGCATCCCCTCGCATCTCCTCAGTGCCAAAGCAGTCATTTCATAGCAACGAGCACAGATGGGGCTGAGGGACTCCatgccttctttttccttagtCTTTGCCAAAaatctccctctcctctgtgcTCGGGGATatgggagagaatcagaaaatggaaagaaattgtCGGTTAATGTAAAAACAGTTgaagaggacagaaaaggaaggaaggataaTAACAAAGGAATTGTAACCAGCAAGGACAGCCAGCAATGTACTGGGCTGTGTGAGCTGGGAATGGCCAGGGGATGCAGGGAAGGGATGATCCAGAAGACAGCACCCAGATTTGAGGTCCCCAGGACAGGAGGGATGTCAGCAAGCTGCAGCGGGTTTAGCACAGGGCCCCCAAGATGCTCTGGAGCACTCTGCCcatgaggagaagctgagggtgctgggcttgtccagcctggggaagggcagggcgaGGGGGACTTCCTCTGGCTGTAtctctggggggggggttgtggagGATGCGGAGCCAGGATCTTCAGCTGGGTTCAGGGTGGGAGGACGAAAGACAACAGCTGTGAAGGTGAAAGAGGAGAGCTTCAGGCTGGAGAGAAGGTAAAAAGCCTTCTCACCATGAGCTCAGCCAGGAGTCACCCAGAGGCTGTGCAGTCTCCGTCTTTGCTGGTTTTGCAAAATGCAACAGGATCAAGCCCTGAACAGCCTGTTCTGACCATGCTTATGACAGCTTGGGCTGCAGGCCTcctgaggtccctgccaacATGCCTTATGGTCCTTTGACCTCAGGCCCAGTTTCTGGTGGTGACAGAGGAGATGCTGTGGGGCCTGAATCCTCCTGTGTTGTAGGGGACCACCAGGCAGGTGAAcatctcctcttcttccttggCTGTAACTGTAGCCTGGGAGGCACTGCCTCAGCCATCTCTGCGTTACACCTCCAGCTCCTGTCTTCCAGCTGTAAGCACCTGAAAGTCCATTGCCTGGATGTGCTCTGAGGTGTGGGAAGAGATCTGGGCTTTTCTGGGGTGTTAGTTCTCTCCCTCTGCATGCTGCTCCTCTCAGAGACGGtctcatttttcactttctttcctaCCTGGAGGGAAATGCATACTCTGTCCTGGCCATAAACCTGAGcatgttttctacttttgccACACTTCCACATCTCCTGGACCTGTAACCTGGAAAAGTGAATATTTCATGCATGTTCATGGTCCTGCTTTCTTCCATCTGTGCAGCAAGGTCCACATCTCAGTGTTATGTACTTTTTTGCAAAGACTGTGAATTGTCATGGATATGATAAGATTCttcggggggggcacagggcttTGTACAAGATGCGGAATTATCTTACTTGATGGTGTTCGCCTAACAATActagaaatgctttgaaatgtcgtttaaaaaaaaaaaaagaaaacaaaactaaacagaaataaaggcaaACTTCTAAAGCACTGACAATTTATGGATGCACATTTCCACTTTTATGATTTTTGcgactttgttttcctttgttttcatatttattaatgGCCGGTATCAATCCTTTGCAACACACTGCCCAGCctccacctgcagctcctgagggCCTCCGGTCTCCCACAGGTCCTCTTgacagctgccagccccaggaaaaCACCTCCAGTACAGAGGGGCCCCTGAACCTAGCAAGGTCTGCCTGGAAAGGTGAACAAATTATTCCAACATAGGaaagaatatataaataaataaataaaagagcacGTGTTCATCACTTCAAACACTCTGCCTAGAACAGTCCTTGTATGGCCATCCCTTGGGGAAGGTGAACCTCATTAGCTGTAGCTTGCACAGGGCACACAGCTGAGGAGAGTGTTTTACTGTTTACTGAACTGCACCACACTTAACTTTGGTTGGTTTTCAATGGGGAGCAGTCCTTCTGTGCCTGCGTGCAGGCAgttctgtggggaaaaaggcTGGTAGTTGGTGCAAAGGAgctgtaacatgcagctgcagccctggctggagAAGTCTGATGGGAGGAGAAGTGCTGCAAGTCCCAGGTGGCTCCTGAGAGAaatggtggggctggggaggtgaggagcaaggttgcCCACGGAGTGCCTGGCCTCAAGGGACTGCCTTTCCAAGCTGACCAGGCCTTCTTAGGAGACCCTCTGGATCAATAACAAAGGAAGAGGGCAGGGAtttgaaataaatcaataaagaaTCCAGCTTGAAGGGAAAGCTCCCTTATTATCAACTGCTCATTGAAATCTGCTTCATTCACTAGCTTTCTGAAATCTCCCCAATTAGACGTAAAAACCTTGAAGACTTGAATGAACTGCTGGGAAGAAAGAGGGCACAGGAGGGCTCTCTGCATTGTGCCGAGCCCCAGGGTGTATTTGGTGCTGAGTCCATGCACCTCTGATGCTGAGAGAAGATAGCGCAGGCTGTTCAAGAGGTTAAGGCTAGAAGAAATGCTGAAGGTTCTGGGAGTGTTAATTGGTCCCACTGGGGGCCATTACCACCACAGCTcccccatggacttgttagcAAAGGAAACGGGAGGCAGTGATGATAGGCAGGCAAAGGCAAAGTAAAGGTGGCCCTGATGGCAAGGAAACCTTGATGTGTTTTATCAAAGCAATCACCAAGGCCTGACACCCAGCTCTGGTAAGAGAGTTTCTGTCCCTCATGCTGCTCTTCAAGGGGCAGTGGGATCTGGGGTGTGTGATGGCAACTAAAGGACAACAGTACAACATCAGCGCACAGGGCTGCAAGGAGGCCACATGGTTCCAGTGCCAGGAGCACAATGGGTCGTCTCATAGGCCCCAGTGGTAGAGACAACAGCCAGAGCCACGGGGACAAAGACCTCTGCTGTGTCAGGGCCTTCCAGCCCTGCCAGTGCCCTTGGACATCTCCCCACAGGTTGTCCTACCCTGTTGCATGCCTGAACCATTTTCCCTGTGGCCTGGAGACATCCAACCTGCTTCCCCACCACAGCATCTCCCTACCCATACTAGGGACTCCTTATGCCTCTGACTTGAAACACAAGCCATGGGCTGAAGCAGACACCCTCTGAgtcaccacagcactgcccttggagtggcatttctttctcctcatcaCCACTCTGGACCTCCAAAACAGCCAAATTATGGTGGATTTCCTTTCTCATGCTCTTTACCCTTACCCAAAATGTGCCATCatctctgaaagcagatttccatctgtcaggagcTCCTGCAGTCTGGTCTAAGCCTGCTGTGATGTATGGAGCTGTTCTGCCCctgatgcagagcagagcatcaCAAGATGGGAAATAGAGGCTCTCTTCTCCTTGGAAAACAGAATGAGAATTATTCACCAAATCCCAGTGTTTCACAAAGTCGTCTGCAGGGAACACTTACCATCAATGGACAAGTCTCAGGTTAGGAACCATGTAAAAGAAACTGGGAACCATGAGCATGGTGGCCccaagccctgcctgccctcctcctaCCACGCGCCATCAGGCGGCTGCAGCAGAGAGGACCCACAGACAGCCCCTGGCTGGGATCTGCCACCCGCCTCTCCAGTGCCAcccctgctgccttggggtgCTCTGTGAGGTGCTGGGTGACCTCACAAGGCCTGCTGGACAGCACATCGGCAGGGCAACCAGCAATGCAGCAGGGACCTCACCATGGCCCTTCCattcccctctctcccctcatccCCGGCCTTGTCTCTGGTGGCATAAGCAGCCTTGGGAGGGGCTTCCTGGACTCCCCTTGATActgagctgaaaggaaaaatggtcTCTTCCTTGACAGAACAATGGCTTCAAATTTGAAAAGCTTCATTAGGAGATAGGTGAAACCTTTACTAGGTTTTGTTAGAGAGAAGAAAGTTTAGAAACATTCACCCCTGATGTTACTTTAGTCACTGATTAGTCAGCTTTATCTATAAGAGCCTACAGACTTGTATCTCAGACTGAGGGCAAGGTGACCCAGGCCTAGAGCATGTGTCAGAAGATTAGGTGAGGAACTCATGCTATGCATATATCCTTGGATGTGTAACCACCTAAGCTTTGTATGCATGCCTGAGATGaaagaataagagaagaaagattttgATGGCTTGAGCATGGACAAGAACTGGATTCAACTAACGAACATAGTGAGGAAGACTACCGATGACCACCAGAGACCCCTGAGAGACAGTGGAAACAAATGTGCATGTGTCAGCGACACTTACTGATTTTCATGAGTTACAGGAAGTGGTATGAATATGTTTTGGGGAAATGTGATTAACatgcttgttttgcttgtatATAACCCCTATAGCTCAAACAGTTCTGTAAGCACTGGAGTGATCCCCT
Encoded here:
- the LOC113841549 gene encoding olfactory receptor 14C36-like produces the protein MPNISSVSEFLLLAFADTRELQLLHFALFLGIYLAALLGNGLILTAVTCDHRLHTPMYFFLLNLALLDLGSISTSVPKAMANFLWDARVISYPGCAAQVFLLVFLISSELSLLTVMAYDRYIAICQPLYYRTLLSSRACAQMAAAAWGSGFLHAVLHTANTFSLPLCNGNTLNQFFCEIPQILKLSCSDSYLREVQVLVVTAFLFGGCFVFIALSYVQIFRAVLRIPSQQGRHKAFSTCLPHLAVVSLFMSTIMFAQLKPPSISSPSLDLVLAVLYAVVPPAVNPLIYSIRSQELKNAIWKLMARCFS